In Kutzneria kofuensis, the DNA window ACATCGGGCTGGCGGTCAACGTGACGCCGAGGCTCACCACGGTGGCGCTGCCGCTCGCGTACGTCGGGACCGAGGCGATCCGGCTCGCGCTCGGCGAACCCGGCGCGGTCACCCACGTGACCGTCGAAGGGCGTCTGGTGGTTCGCGACAGCACCGGACAGCGAGCTGTCGAAGCCGGTTGATGCGCTCTTGACGGTGTGGGTGTTGCCGGCCACACTCCTGGAATGCGTTTTCCGAGTCTCGCAGAAGAGGGGGCGGCATGAGCACCCTCGGCGAACTCAGGGCGTTGCGCCGGCGCGGCGCGCGGTCCACGAAGCGCGACAACAAGGCCGCCTTCTGGTTCCTGCTGCCCTGGTTCGCCGGACTGCTGTTCATCACCCTCGGGCCGATCGCGGCGTCGTTCGGTCTCGGCTTCACCAAGTACAACCTGATCCAGCCGCCCCGGTTCATCGGGCTGGGCAACTTCGCCCGGATCCTCACCGACGAGCGGCTGCACAACGCGCTGGGCGTGACCTTCACCTACGTCCTGGTGTCCGTGCCCCTGCAGCTGGCGTGCGCGCTCGGCGTCGCCATGCTGCTGGACCGGGGCATGCGCGGGCTGGCCTTCTACCGCTCGGCGTTCTACCTGCCGTCGCTGCTCGGCACGAGTGTGGCGATCGCGGTGCTGTGGCGGCAGATCTTCGGCACCGAGGGGCTGGTCAACCAGCTGCTCGGCCTGGTGGGCATCACCGGGCAGGGGTGGATCTCCGACCCGAGTTCCGCGCTGTCCACGCTCATCGTGCTCAACGTGTGGACGTTCGGCGCGCCGATGGTCATCTTCCTGGCCGGCCTGCGGCAGATCCCCACGGTCTACTACGAGGCCGCGGCCATCGACGGCGCCGGCCGGTGGACCAGGTTCCGGCGGATCACGCTGCCGCTGCTGTCCCCGATCATCTTCTTCAACCTGGTGCTGCAGGTGATCCACGCGTTCCAGTCGTTCACCCAGGCCTTCGTGGTGTCCGGCGGCACCGGTGGCCCGGCCGACTCCAC includes these proteins:
- a CDS encoding carbohydrate ABC transporter permease; the protein is MSTLGELRALRRRGARSTKRDNKAAFWFLLPWFAGLLFITLGPIAASFGLGFTKYNLIQPPRFIGLGNFARILTDERLHNALGVTFTYVLVSVPLQLACALGVAMLLDRGMRGLAFYRSAFYLPSLLGTSVAIAVLWRQIFGTEGLVNQLLGLVGITGQGWISDPSSALSTLIVLNVWTFGAPMVIFLAGLRQIPTVYYEAAAIDGAGRWTRFRRITLPLLSPIIFFNLVLQVIHAFQSFTQAFVVSGGTGGPADSTMVYTLYLYQQGFGRFDMGYASALAWFLLLIIAGITGINFWAAKHWVFYDD